CCTCTTCTAGTCAGGAGAAGCACCGATGAAGCGTAGCGCTCTGTTGTTCGGGGCCCTGATGCTCGGCGCCGCGAGCGGCGCCAATGCCCAGGCCCTTTCGATGCAGATGAGCAATGGCTGGACCTTCGGCTTTGCCGGCAACGTCAACATCTTCGCGATGTACCAGAGCGTCAGCTCCAGCAACAACGCGACCGGCTCCCCGGGCCAGCTGGTGACCGGCGCCGACACCAAGGGCCTGTACTACGGCACCGGCCTGCTCCCCGCCTTTGCCACGTTCACGGCGAAGGGCAAGGAAGGCAACACCGACCTCGGCGTGCAGTTCGGCTTTGCGCCCCAGGTGCAGTGCGGCGGCAACGCCCACGACTGCTTCGGCGCCCAGATCGACATGCGTCAGGTGTTCATGACGGTCGGCGGCAGCTGGGGCACGATCACCGCCGGTAAGGAACTCGGCATCTACCAGCGCTCCAACATCCTGAACGACCAGACCCTGTTCGGCGTCGGCGGCGGCGGCATCGCCCCGGGCGGCACCACCCTGGGCCGCATCGGCTTCGGCTACGTGTACCCGAACTTCGTCCCCCAGTTCAGCTACTCCTCGCCGGCCGGCAAGACCACCAGCTTCAACATCGGCCTGATGGAGCCCAGCACCTTCGGCGCCTACACCGAGCTGACCATCCCCCGCCTCGAGGCGGAGGTGAGCTTCAAGGCCGGGAACAACCTGAGCGTGTTCGTGGGCGGCACCGCCCAGAACGGCAAGGACCCGATCGCCGATGAGAGCAAGACGGCGGTCGGCGCCTCGGGCGGCCTGACCTACAAGACCGGCACCTTCTCGATCCACGGCTCCGGTTACTACGGCAAGGGCATCAGCACCACCCTGATGTTCAACGCCAACTCGCAGTCGGGCAGCGAGCTGACCAAGTCGTACGGCTACTACGGCCAGCTGACCTTCACCCCGGCCAACAGCAAGATGACGCTGGCCGGCAGCTTCGGCTCCAGCTTCCTGGCCGATGATGGCAACAACTTCAAGACCGAGAACAGCCTGGTCTCCGGTGGCATCTACTACCAGGCCACCAAGTCGCTCAAGATCGTGGGCGAAGGCGACTACATGTGGTCGAAGGACAAGGAAGGCAGCGGCAAGAACAAGGCGTTCACCGGCGCCTTCGGCATGATGCTGTTCTACTAGGCTCAGGCCATTCGCTGCAGGGCACGGCCCCCCCGGCTACCGGGGGGGCCGTTCTCTTGCCGGCTGCTGCCGGAAGGCCCCGCCGCCGACTAGGTTTCTTCCCCATTCGCCCCATGCGCCCCCAACGGAGGTCCTCCCGTGAAGTCGTCCGCGCTGCTCGTCGCCTGCACCCTCCTCGCCGGCTGTGGGGGAACGCTGGTCTCCACCACCCGCACCAGCAGCTCCGCCGCCCCGGACGACATCTTTGCCTGCGTGCAGAACCAGCTCAAGACCATGGGCTACAACCGGCTGCAGTATGACGCCCTGGAACGGTGGTACGTGGCCCAGAAGGCCGACCCCGACACCCGGGTGCCGAGCGGGCTCTACCGGGGCACCAAGAACGTCCTCGACACCAGGGTCCGGCCCGACGCCAGCGGGAGCACCGTCCTCGAGATCACGGCGAAGTCCTTCGATGAGTACACCAACGCCCGGGGGACCGACTCCCAGGAGCGGCAGGTGACGGAGCGGGCCAAGCTCGACGCCCAGATCCTCCAGCAGGCCTGCGCCAAGTAGGTCCACCCCGCCCCCGCCCGCCCCGGCGCCCGGGCCCCGGCTCCCGCCGCGGGCCGGGGCGGCTCGGCTTCAGGATCCACCCCCTCCCCGTCGATGCTCGGTGAACGGCTTTCGGACAGCCGTCTCAACCATCTGGTTGAAAACAGGCCCGTTCCCCATTTCCGATCCGGACCCTCGCCACTAGCTTGGTTCCGCTCGCCGGCGCCGGACGCTCACCCCTGGGGGATCCCGGGATGGCCACACCGCTCGTTCAGCTGACACGGGGCACCACCGGGGAGGGGGCCGGGCCACCGGCCCTGCTCCCGCTGGTCCGCAAGCCTTCCTGGCTCAAGGTGAAGGCCCCGGGCGGGGGGACCTACCTGCAGCTGAAGGGCATGATGCGGGAACTCGGGCTCCACACCGTCTGCGAAGAGGCGCGCTGCCCCAATATCGGGGAGTGCTGGGAGCACCGGGCGGCCACGTTCATGATCCTGGGCGACGTCTGCACCCGGAACTGCGCCTACTGCGCCGTGGCGCACGGCACGCCGGCACCGTACGACCCGGTCGAGCCGGTCCGTCTGGCCGAGGCGGTGACCCGGATGGGGCTCAAGCACGTCGTCATCACCTCGGTGGACCGGGACGACCTGGAGAACGGCGGGGCCGAAGCCTTTGCCGGCTGCGTCACCGAGATCCGATCGCGGACCGCCGGCTCGGAAGGGGGGGAGACGACGGTGGAGGTGCTGATCCCGGATTTCAAGGGATCGGAGCGTGCGCTCCGGATCGTCCTGGAGGCGCGGCCCCACATCCTCAACCACAACCTCGAGACCTGCGAGCGGCTCTACCGGCTGGCCCGCCCGGGCGGTCGCTACGACCGGGCACTCGCCCTGCTGGCCAATGCCCGCCGGATCGGCCCGGACGGCCTCACCAAGTCCGGGATCATCCTTGGCCTGGGCGAGGAGTGGGACGAGGTCGTGACCTGCATGCGGGACCTGCGGCGGAGCGACGTGAACATCCTCACCCTGGGTCAGTACCTGCGCCCCACCGACGGTCACCTCCCGATCGCCCGCTACTACACCCCCGACGAGTTCCGTGAACTCGGCGAGATCGGGATGCAGCTGGGCTTCACCCACGTGCAGGCGAGCCCGCTGACGCGGTCGTCGTACCATGCGTGGGAGCAGGCAGACACGGCGACCCGGCGGTTCGGCGCCTCGGCCGTCACCCATCCCTGAGGCACTATGGCGACCCCCAAAGCCGGCCGGAAGGCCGACACCAAGACCGCCGAGAAGTACCGCCAGTACCTCCGGCAGATGCTGCTGATCCGCCGCTTCGAGGAGAAGGCGGGCGAGGCCTACAGCCTGGGCCAGATCGGCGGCTTCTGCCACCTCTATATCGGGCAGGAGGCGGTGGCGGTCGGGTGCCTTTCCCAGCTCCGGCAGGGTGACGCGATCACCGCCACCTACCGGGAGCACGGGCATGCGCTCGCCCGCGGCATCCCCGCGCGCGCGGTGATGGCCGAGTTGTTCGGCAAGGCCACCGGCTGCTCCGGCGGCAAGGGCGGCTCGATGCACATCTTCGACGCCTCGCTCGGCTTCCTGGGCGGGCACGGCATCGTCGGGGGGCACATCCCGCTCACCACCGGGATGGGATTCGCGTTCAAGTACCGGCAGACCGACCAGGTCGCGGTGTGCTTCTTCGGCGAGGCGGCCATCAACAACGGCGCCTTCCACGAGGCGCTCAACATGGCCGGGATCTGGAAGCTCCCCTGCATCTTCATCTGCGAGAACAACCGGTACGGCATGGGCACCGCCCTCGACCGGGCCACGGCCACCTGGAACATCTCCGAGCGGGCCACCAGCTATGACATGTCGCGCGAGGTGGTGGACGGCCAGGACCTGGGCGAGGTGATCGCCGCCATGGACCGGGCGGTGGTCCGGGCCCGCCGTCCCTCGGCGCCGACGCTGCTCGAGATCCGCACCTACCGGTTCGTGGGGCACTCGATGTCCGACCCGATCCATGGCCACTACCGGACCAAGGAAGAGGTCGAGGCGCACCGCAAGCGCGACCCGATCACCCTGTGGGCCGAGAAGCTCAAGGCCGAGGGGCTGCTGGACGACGCGGCGTTCGAGAAGCTGGACGCCGAGGTGAAGGCCGAGGTGCAGGACGCGTACGAGTTCGCCGACCAGTCGCCCGATCCGGACCCGGAGATGCTGTGGAAGGACGTCTACGCACCGACCGGGGAGGGGCGCTGACATGCCGGTGATCACGTACCGTGACGCGCTCAACCAGGCCCTCCGCGAGGAGATGGCCCGGGACAAGGACGTGTTCCTGATGGGCGAGGAGGTGGGCGTCTACCAGGGAGCCTACAAGGTCAGCCGGGGGCTGCTGGAGGAGTTCGGACCCACCCGGATCGTGGACACGCCGATCACCGAGCTCGGTTTCGCCGGGGTGGGAGTCGGGGCCGCCATGGTGGGGCTGCGGCCCGTGATCGAGTTCATGACCTGGAACTTCGCCCTGCTGGCGATCGACCAGATCATCAACGCGGCCGCCAAGATGCGCTACATGTCCGGGGGCCAGGTGGGGGTGCCGATCGTCTTCCGCGGCCCGGCCGGCGCGGCGCTGCAGCTGGCGGCCCAGCACAGCCAGTGCTTCGAGGCGATGTACGCCCACATCCCGGGGCTCAAGGTGGTGATGCCGGCCACACCCGCCGACGCCAAGGGCCTGCTCAAGAGCGCCATCCGTGACGACGACCCGATCGTCTTCATGGAGGGCGAGATGCTCTACAACACCAAGGGCGAGGTGCCGGAGGGCGAGCACCTGGTCCCCATCGGCGTGGCGGACATCAAGCGCCCGGGCGACCACGTGACGCTGCTCTGCTACTCCAAGACGGTCTCGCTCTGCCTCAAGGCCGCGGAACAGCTGGCGGCCGAGGGGATCGAGGCGGAGGTGGTGGACCTGCGGACCATCCGCCCGCTCGACCTCGAGGCCATCTTCACCTCGGTGAGCAAGACCCACCGGGCGGTGATGGCGGAGGAAGGCTGGGCCTTCGCGGGCGCGGGGGCGCAGGTGGTCGACGAGATCCAGAAGACCATCTTCGACGAGCTCGACGCGCCGGTGCTGCGGGTGACGGGGGCGGACGTCCCGATGCCGTACAACAAGCATCTGGAGAAGGCGGCGAAGGTGAATCCCGACAAGATCGTCGCGGCGGCGAAACAGGTCCTCTACCTCGAATAGGCCATGGCAACCAAAGTGCTGATGGAGGCGCTGTCCCCCACGATGGAAGAGGGGCGCCTCGTCGAATGGAAGAAGCAGGAGGGCGATGCGGTCGCCGTCGGTGACGTGCTCGCCGAGGTAGAGACCGACAAGGCGGTGATGGACCTGCTGGCCCGCGCGGCGGGGGTGCTGCTCAAGCACGGCATCGCCGCCGGCACCACGGTGCCGGTGGGCCGCATCGTCGGCGTCATCGGGGCCGCGGGCGAGGACGTCTCGGCGCTGCTGGGCTCCGCGGCTCCCGCCGCGCCCCCTGCCCCACCCAGGCCGGCGGCGGCGCCCGCCCCGGCCCAGCCAGCGGCGCCGACCCGTGTCCCCGCACCTGCCGCGCCGGCCGCAGCGCCGCCGCCGGCCGCCCCACCTGCGCCGGGAGGCCGGGTCAAGGCCTCGCCACTCGCCAGGAGGATGGCGGCCGAACAGGGTCTCGACCTGGCCCGGTTGCAGGGCTCCGGGCCGGAGGGGCGGATCGTGGTACGCGACCTCGCCGCCGCGCCCCCTGCGGCCAGCGCGCCCTCGACTCCCGGCGCCGTGGCGTCGTGGCGACCTTCAGGCGCCGCCTTCACCGACGTCCCGCTTACCCAGATCCGCAAGACCATCGCCCGCCGGCTGGCAGAGTCGATCGGCCCCGTTCCCACCTTCTACCTGACCACCGAGGTGGACATGGAGCGGGTGGCGGAGGCGCGCGAGGCGCTGAACGAGACGGCTCGGCGGCTCGGCGGCTCGGCGGCCCGGGCCGACGAGACGAAGATTTCCTACAATGACATCGTCCTCAAGTGCACCGCCCTCGCCCTCCGGCAGCATCCCGCCTGCAACGCGTGGTGGCAGGACGACCGGATCCGTTACTGGAACGAGATCCACGTGAGCGTGGCGGTGGCGATCGAGGACGGACTGATCACGCCGGTGGTGCGCCACGCCGACCAGAAGTCGCTGCGGGAGATCGCCACCGAAGTTCGCGACCTCGCCGGCCGGGCCAAGGAGCGGCGGCTCAAGCCGGAGGAGTATTCCGGTGGTACCTTTTCGGTCTCCAATCTCGGCATGTTCGAGATCGACCAGTTCACCGCGATCATCAACCCGCCCGAGGCGGGGATCCTGGCGGTTGGAAGCATCGTGGAGAAGCCTGTGGTCCATGGCGGCGCCGTGGTCCCGCGCAAGCGGATGCGGGTCACGATGTCGTGCGACCACCGGGTGATCGACGGCGCCACCGGCGCCACCTTCCTCAAGACGTTCAAGCACATGCTGGAGAACCCGCTCGCGCTGGTGTGGTAGCTCGGCGGCTCGGCGGCTCGGCGAAAACGGAAGTTCGACTGATAGACACCTCACCTCCATCCCGAGGCCAGTGTGGCATCGTTTGACGTGATCATCATCGGTGGCGGCCCGGCGGGCTACGTGTGCGCCATCCGCTGCGCCCAGCTCGGGCTCAACACCGCCGTCGTCGAGAAGGACAAGCTCGGCGGCGTGTGCGTGAACATCGGCTGCATCCCCACCAAGGCGCTGCTGCACAGTGCGCGGGTGGCGGGGATCGTCGCGCACGAGGCGAAAGACCTCGGCATCGAGGTCGGCAGCGTCAAGACCGACTACGGCGTGGCAATGAAGCGCTCCCGCAAGGTGTCGGAGCAGAACTCCAAGGGCGTGGAGTTCCTCATGAAGAAGCACAAGGTGACAGTGCTCAAGGGCGCCGGCACCCTGCTCCCCGGGAGGAAGGTCAAGGTGGGGGCCGAGACGCACGAGGCGAAGAAGGCGGTCGTGATCGCCACCGGCTCGCGGGTCAAGGGCATCCCCCAGATCGGGCTCGAGATCAACCGGAGCACGGTGATCAGCTCCGACGAGGCGCTGTTCCTGGAGAAGGCGCCGGCCTCGATCGCGGTGATCGGCGCGGGCGCGGTGGGGTGCGAGTTCGCCGACATCTTCCACGCCTTCGGCAGCAAGGTCACGGTCATCGAGGCGCTGCCCCGCATCCTCCCGCTGGAGGACGCCGAGTGCTCCGACGCCCTGGCCAAGAGCTACAAGAAGCGGGGGATCGACGTGATCGCCGGCGCCAAGGTGGTCAAGGCCGACGTGGGCAAGGACAAGGTCGTCCTGACGCTCGAGGCCGGCGGCAAGAGCCAGACGGTCGAGGCGGAGAAGGTGCTCATGGCCGCGGGCCGGGCGGTCAACACCGAGGACATGGGATTCAAGGACGCCGGGGTGCAGCTGACCGACCGCGGCTGGGTGAAGGTGAACCTCGAGACCCTCGAGACCACGGCCCCCGGCGTGTATTGCATCGGCGACGTGGCCGGCCCGCCCATGCTGGCGCACAAGGGCAGCCGGGAGGGCGTCAACGTGGCGGAACGGATCGCGGGCCACCGTCCGCACCCGATCCGCTACGACAACATCCCGTCGGTCACGTACTGCCACCCCGAGGTGGCGAGCGTGGGGCTCACCGAGGACCAGTGCAAGGACAAGAAGCTCGACTACCAGGTCGGCCGCTTCCCGTTCAGCGCCAACGGCCGGGCCCGCGCCTCCAACGAGACCGAGGGCTTCGTCAAGATCATCCGTGACAAGAAGTACGGCGAGATCCTCGGGGCCCACATCGTGGGGGGGCACGCCTCGGAGATGATCCACGAGCTGGGGCTGGCCCGCGAGAACGAGTACACCGTCGAGGAAGTGGACCTGCTGGTGCATGCCCACCCCACCCTGTCGGAGGCGATCGCGGAGGCCGCGCTCGATTCGCTGGGGCGGGTGATGCACATCTAGGCGGCTCGACGGCGCCACTGGTGGTCGACGGGGTGTGATTGGTCAACGCGGCGAAGGGGCCGGGTGGGGTCATGTCAGAGCCGTACCGCAACACGCAGCCGGAGCTCTCCCCCACCGGTGAACCGGCCGCGCCGGATCACGTCGGGCTCGCCTTCCGCGCCATCGCGGCGGGGACGCTCGCTGGCGTGGCCTTCGTGGCCGCGATGATGTGGACCTACCGCGCCCTGCAGGCCAGCGGCACCGCCCCCCCAGCCCCCACGGCCCACGACCCGATCGTCAACCTGGTGCTGTTCGGCTGGCTGGGCGGCGCGGCGGCGGGGGCGCTGGCCGCCTGGGTGGTCATGCGGCCCCTCGCTTCCGCCTACCGTCGGGGCGGACTGGCGATGGTCGCCGGCTTCGCCAGCCTGCTGGTCTCCTTTGTCACCGCGCCGGTGGACAGCCTCTTCGGGCGCCCGGGGCTCCTGGTGCTGGCGGCCACGACGGGGGGGCTGGCCTGGTGGGTGGCGCGCGCGGCGGCCCGGCGGCACGGCCAGCGGTGAGCGCCCCCCGCCAGTTGCAGGTCCTGGAGCTCGGCCGGGTACCCTACGCCGAGGCACACGCGCTGCAGCGGCGGCTGGCGGACCACCGGATCGCCCGCGCACTGGAGCACGACCTGCTGCTGCTGCTCGAACACGAGCGCACCGTGACCCTGGGCCGCGGGAGCCGGGACTCGAGCCTCCCGCTGCCGGTGGCCGAGCTGGAACGGCGCGGGGTGACGGTGGCGGAGGTGGAGCGCGGTGGGGACGTCACCTGGCACGGGCCGGGACAGCTGGTGGGCTACCCGATCCTCGACCTCACGGGGCACCGCCAGGACCTCCACTGGTACCTGCGCGCGGTGGAGGAGGCGCTGATCGTGGCCCTGCGCGCGCTGGACCTGACGGGAGTCCGGCGGCCGGGGTTCACCGGGGTGTGGGTGGACGACCGGAAAGTCGCCAGCATCGGCATCCACGTGCGGCAGTGGGTGACGACCCACGGGTTCGCGCTCAACGTCTCCAATGACCTGGCCGACTTCGGCCTGATCGTTCCCTGCGGCATCCCGGATGTGCGGATGACCACCCTGGCGCAGGAGCTGGGCGGGACGCGCGACGCAGCCGCGCTCTGGACGGCCGCCACGGCCGCGGTCACCCGGGGGTTCGCCGAGGTGTTCGGGCTGGCGCCGGTGGCCGCCACCCTGCCGCAGGTCCTCGCCGGGGGAACCGCGACGCCTTCCACGACGTAATACTGCTACCATGACCCTTCGACACGACGTCCGGACCCGGGACCGGGACCGCCTGCCGCCCGGACAGATCATCACGCAGAAGTGGCCGGTGCTGCACTACGGCACGGTGCCGCACGTGGATACCCGGAGCTGGCGCTTCCAGGTGAGCGGCGCGGTGGAGCAGCCGTTCGAGCTGGGGTGGGAGGAGTTGCTCGCCCTGCCCCGGCAGGAGACCACCTGCGACATCCACTGCGTGACCCGCTGGAGCCGGTACGACAACGTGTTCACGGGGATCCCGCTGGCCCCGATCCTGGAGCGTGCGCGCCCCCGGGCCCAGGCGGCGTACGTGCTGGTCCACGCCGAGCATGGCTTCACCACCAACGTCCCCCTGGACGACCTGTCGCGCCCGGCCAACTTGCTGGCCCTCCAGCACAACGGCGTGGACCTGGATCCGGAGCATGGCGGCCCGGTCCGGCTGGTGATCCCCCACCTGTACTTCTGGAAGAGCGCCAAGTGGATCCGGGGCTTCGAGTTCATGGAGGAGGACTACCCCGGGTTCTGGGAGCAGAACGGCTACCACATGCGGGGGGAGCCCTGGGCGGAGGAGCGCTACGGGCGCCCCGATCCGGCCCGGATGCGGCGGGGGCCGCGGAAGTAGCCCCCGGGATTCCCGGGCGGACCGGCGGGCGCGGCGCATAGGGGTCGGGCAACCGGTTGTCAACGGGCCCGGCCCCGTTTCGCGCCCGCCATTGCGTTTCCCGGCGGGGCGCAACATTCTCTCTCCCATGACGGCACCGACCGAGCGCCGCAGTCCCGAGGCGCAGGCGGACCAACTGGTCCGCGACATCCTGAAGGCGGCACACGGCTGGGCGCGGGAAGCGCCCCCGGCCCTGATGCCACCGGTGCGTGCCGTGTGCATCCGGCTGGCCGAGATGGTGGCCGACCAGCGGAACTACTTTGCGCCCCTCCCGGGGCCCCAGGAAGCGGAACGGGCCAACGTGCTGCAGCTGGTGGCCAGGCGGCTGGCCTCGGAGGCGGTGACGGAGGGGCTGGAGCAGCCGCTGGCGGCGCTGAGCGAGCTGGAGCTCAAGTCGACGAGTTCCTGGGCGCTGGTCCCCACCGCCCAGGGGGAGTGGATCACCGTCGCGGTGCAGTTCCTGGAGGGGTGCGCCCGGCACACGCCGGAGGACCAGCGCCCCGACCCGTACTGGGCGGACGATGTCGTGGCCGGCGTCATCGCGTCGGTGCGCGCGGTCCTCGGCATCGACGAACTGCATGCCCGCACCGAGGCCCAGTACCCCGGCGGCCGGCGCAGCACCGGGGAACAGCCGGTGACCGACGACGAGTAGCCTCCTTCACCGGCGGCGCGGCAAGGACGAGGGCCCCGGCCAGCCGGCCGGGGCCCTCATGTCTTGCCCCCCCCGCCCCGGTGGCGGCTACGCGCGGGTCTGGGCGAACAGCTCCATGAACCGCCCGAACACGGTGATCCCCTCCCACAGCTGGGCCAGGTCGAGCTTCTCGTTGGGGGAGTGCAGCCCGTCGTCCGGGAGGCCGATGCCGGTCAGGAGCACCGGGGCGCCCATGGCGCCGAGCCGCGGGACGATCGGGATGGAGCCACCGGCGCGGACCCTGACCGCCGGCTTCCCCACCACTTCCTTGAAGGCCGCATCAAGCACCGCGAAGGCCGGGTGGTTCACGTCGACCTGCACCGGGTCGCCGCCGTGGAGGATCTTGACCTCGACCTCGGCGTACTTGGGCGCGGCGGCCCTGGCGGCCTTCTCCAGCCACTTGGCCACCTGGGCAAAGGGCAGCCCCGGCACCAGCCGGAGGCTCACCTTGGCGGTGGCGGCCGCGGGGATGACCGTCTTGGCTCCCTCGCCCACGAAGCCGCCGCGGATACCGTGGATCTCGAAGGTGGGCAGGGCCCAGGTCCGCTCGAAGACAGAGTACTTCTGCAGCCCGGTCAGCGCCTTGCCGGTGATCTCCTCCTGCAGGTACTGCTTCTTCTTGAACGGCAGGCGGTCCCAGTCGCGCCGTTCCGCCTTGGTGGGCGGGATGACCGACTTGTAGATCTTGGGGATGTTGATGCGGCCGGTCTCGTCCTTGAGGTCCGCGAGGAGGCGGACCAGGGTCTCGATGGCGTTCGGGGCCACGCCGCCGTAGGTGCCGGAGTGGAGATCGCGCTGGAGGGTGCGCACCGAGATCTCGGCGTAGCACATGCCGCGCAGCGCGGTGTAGACGCCGGGGATGCCCGGGGCGTAGTACGACATGTCGCAGACGAGCGCGGCGTCGGCCTTGACCCGCTCCGGCTCCTTCGCGATCAGCTCCTCGAGCACGTGCCCGCCGCATTCCTCCTCGCCCTCGATCAGGAAGTGCACGTTGAGCGGGGGGCGGCCGTCGGCGTCGCGGATGGCTTCGTAGGCCCGCAGCAGGCAGAAGACCTGCCCCTTGTCGTCGGCGGTGCCGCGCGCGTAGAGCTTGCCGTCGCGGACGGTGGCCTCGAAGGGCGGCGTGTGCCATTCATCCACCGGGTCGACCGGCTGCACGTCGTAGTGGCCGTAGATGAGGAGCGTCGGGGCCCCGGGCACCGGTGGCGACTCGGCCCAGACCACGGGATGTCCCTTGCCCTCGATCAGCTCCACCACCGGGCAGCCCAGCCGCCGGAGGTCCTGCATGAGCCAGTCGGCGGCACGGCGGCAGTCGGCGGCATGATCGGGGAGGGCGCTGATGCTGGGGATGCTGAGGAACTCGGTGAGCTCGCGCAGGAGGCGCGGCTGCTCGCGGGTCACAAATGAGGTATCCATGGTGCTGCAAAGGTACAGCGCCGGAAAGGGGCCGTGAAGGGAGGCGCCCAGCGTGCCGTCCCGGCGATGGCTGGCCGCTGCCGGGACGCTGCCGCCTCGTCCCGGCGGTGCCCGATGACCCTCTGGCGCCGGGCCCGGCGCGCGGTACATTCGCGCCCATGTACTCCACCGACCAGTACCGGGTCTTCCCCAGCGCGCCCGCCGAGCGGGCGCTCTCCCGCCCCCGCCGACTGGTCGCGGAGGGGCGGCTCCCGGAGGCGGAGCAGGCCTACCGCACGGTGCTGAGCCTGGAGCCGCACCTCAGGACGGCGTGGATGGAGTACTTTGCGCTGCTGCGCCAGGCGGGCCGCCACGCGGAAGCGCTGGCGCTGGCGGGCGAGGCCTCGGTGCAGTTCGGCACCGACGCGCTGCCGCTGGCGCTCCGCGGCGCGGCGCTGGTGGAGCTGGGGCGCTTCCGCGACGGCCTGGAGTCCCTCGACGAGGCCGCCTGCCTCGACCCGGACCTGGGGCTCATCTGGCACGAGGCGGGGTACGCGGCATGGCGCCTGGGGGAGCTCTCCCGGGCGCTCATGGCGCTCGATCGCGCCTTTGCGCTGGAGCCGCACAGCGGCACCCTCCACCTGCGCGGGAAGGTGCTGCGTCAGGCGGGCCGCTACCTCGCGGCGGAGGTGGCGTTCGAGGGTGCGGCGGAGGCGGCGGAGTTCCCGGTGCAGCGGGAGGCGGCCGCGCGGGAGATCCGGGTGACCCGGCGCTTCGCCACTTTTCCCGGCACCCGGCCCGACACGCTCGCCCCGGCGCGGCGCTGGTTCG
The Gemmatimonadota bacterium DNA segment above includes these coding regions:
- a CDS encoding dipeptidase; its protein translation is MDTSFVTREQPRLLRELTEFLSIPSISALPDHAADCRRAADWLMQDLRRLGCPVVELIEGKGHPVVWAESPPVPGAPTLLIYGHYDVQPVDPVDEWHTPPFEATVRDGKLYARGTADDKGQVFCLLRAYEAIRDADGRPPLNVHFLIEGEEECGGHVLEELIAKEPERVKADAALVCDMSYYAPGIPGVYTALRGMCYAEISVRTLQRDLHSGTYGGVAPNAIETLVRLLADLKDETGRINIPKIYKSVIPPTKAERRDWDRLPFKKKQYLQEEITGKALTGLQKYSVFERTWALPTFEIHGIRGGFVGEGAKTVIPAAATAKVSLRLVPGLPFAQVAKWLEKAARAAAPKYAEVEVKILHGGDPVQVDVNHPAFAVLDAAFKEVVGKPAVRVRAGGSIPIVPRLGAMGAPVLLTGIGLPDDGLHSPNEKLDLAQLWEGITVFGRFMELFAQTRA
- a CDS encoding tetratricopeptide repeat protein gives rise to the protein MYSTDQYRVFPSAPAERALSRPRRLVAEGRLPEAEQAYRTVLSLEPHLRTAWMEYFALLRQAGRHAEALALAGEASVQFGTDALPLALRGAALVELGRFRDGLESLDEAACLDPDLGLIWHEAGYAAWRLGELSRALMALDRAFALEPHSGTLHLRGKVLRQAGRYLAAEVAFEGAAEAAEFPVQREAAAREIRVTRRFATFPGTRPDTLAPARRWFADEGAVPLTGASGPAATEAEIGKALARLAQELGWRCTVVVALDAWPGWYDLAQALQLPVAAELPGDLAAIPLVVARRPEAIPQWARVVEQVEVAGRGATFALRQPAEVVAADLCGYLGEVPDAAVDGPFAVEAGRHPEGRLAGRTLQ